The genomic segment ACCGAACCATCCTCCACTGGCAACTGCTCGATAAGGCCCTTGCGCACCTCGATGTTCGACAGGCCCGCCGCAGCGATGTTGGCCCGAGCCCGCTCGATCATCGCGTCGGTCATGTCCACGCCGATGACGCGGCCGCTCGGTCCCACCTTCTGCGCCGCGATCAGCAAGTCGATGCCCGCGCCGCAGCCCAGATCGAGCACAACCTCGCCCGGTCGCACCTCGGAAAACGCGAGCGGATTGCCGCAGCCGAAGGAATTGGCCACCGCATCGGCCGGCAGCCCCGCAAGGTCTTCTTCCTGGTAGCCGGCGGTCTTCGCGAGCACGCCCTTCGACGAACCGCCGCAGCAGGTCGACGTCCCGCAACACCCGCCGCCCGGCTGGGTAACGGCCTTCTCATACTGTCGCGACACCATTTCACGGACTGCCTGGTTGCTGCTCATGTACCATTCTCCCTGGGTCGGCACGCTGCGGGCGGGCAGCATTGTTCGATTGCAGCCGCCAGCGTGCGCAACGTGTTCACCACGATTTCACCATTCACCGAGTAATAAACCTGCTTCCCCCGACGCTGCGCGACCAGCACGCCGGCCTCGCGCAG from the Planctomycetia bacterium genome contains:
- the arsM gene encoding arsenite methyltransferase, which translates into the protein MSSNQAVREMVSRQYEKAVTQPGGGCCGTSTCCGGSSKGVLAKTAGYQEEDLAGLPADAVANSFGCGNPLAFSEVRPGEVVLDLGCGAGIDLLIAAQKVGPSGRVIGVDMTDAMIERARANIAAAGLSNIEVRKGLIEQLPVEDGSVDWVISNCVINLSPEKERVFAEIARVLRPGGRLRVSDVVAADLPDEIRRNADLHASCIAGAINEDAYVAGLRAAGLTDVEVRQRVIYESSQLAALATTEGVAAAETARLAAAAAGKIWSAVFFGRKPVQE